From the genome of Vigna angularis cultivar LongXiaoDou No.4 chromosome 11, ASM1680809v1, whole genome shotgun sequence, one region includes:
- the LOC108344961 gene encoding uncharacterized protein LOC108344961 isoform X2: MSAGSSRASFHGDSPHGSPSSKFDVMKAFQQMQHQLDAMSKRLDADTKAKGKQSHGHEHGSSKKKQEDKALDPNLAMPKLSLPSFKGDTDPSVFLEWIAKVEQVFSLYDVDGPLRVKLACLALEGYAKQWLNRRYLTMASPASTWEHCRDILYQRFVPPYYHRDLLIKLQRLTQGRRSVEEYARELKVLLYHTNTKENDHAKIVRFISGLNRNIQDVLKLHDDETLDVVVHRAMKVEKKLLQKEAFHNKISKDVFYKSSSSKDKAKNVSKEPTNKSCPHSSFNHSSSNHSSSPSKSPSRPSHIKCFKCLGHGHIASSCPNKRVVCIREEEVVINESTSSSPTHTYSSSSSPSEEKEKVMLHCLNKDIQDNQEEIVKEEHERKEKEEKASKEKEEIVREKEKANILITKEVLLQAPSPPIIQLDPSYDRGVFPSFHFSPNIKLSSFPKNFCENIPSFSSLITTSSHTISNPHLDLMYSFLHLTQDKNKSFSKEGFLVFLKQINQISKTHSFNIPFPYTLFGKHQFIHKKFLDFLSSIFIICLVVFILSLASTMCCLDLASLH; the protein is encoded by the coding sequence ATGTCTGCAGGTTCCAGCCGTGCTTCATTTCATGGTGATAGCCCCCATGGAAGTCCTTCTAGCAAGTTTGATGTGATGAAGGCTTTCcaacaaatgcaacatcaaCTTGATGCTATGAGCAAGCGGTTAGACGCGGACACAAAGGCTAAAGGGAAGCAATCTCATGGTCATGAGCATGGTTCATCCAAGAAAAAGCAAGAAGACAAAGCTTTGGATCCCAACCTTGCAATGCCAAAGTTGTCTTTGCCAAGTTTCAAGGGAGATACCGATCCTAGTGTATTTTTAGAGTGGATAGCTAAAGTAGAACAAGTTTTTAGTTTGTATGATGTAGATGGACCTTTGCGTGTAAAGTTAGCTTGTTTAGCTTTAGAGGGATACGCCAAACAATGGCTAAATAGGAGATACTTAACCATGGCCTCACCCGCGAGTACATGGGAACATTGCAGAGACATTTTGTACCAACGTTTCGTACCTCCATACTACCATAGGGACCTCTTGATTAAGCTCCAACGGCTTACTCAAGGTAGACGAAGTGTGGAGGAGTATGCTCGCGAGCTCAAAGTGCTCCTATATCATACTAACACTAAAGAAAATGATCATGCAAAAATAGTTAGATTTATTAGTGGACTCAATAGAAACATCCAAGATGTTTTGAAACTCCATGATGATGAGACTTTAGATGTAGTGGTTCATAGGGCCATGAAAGTTGAGAAGAAACTCTTGCAAAAAGAGGCTTTTcacaacaaaatttcaaaagatgttttctacaaatcttcatcatcaaaGGATAAAGCCAAGAATGTTTCTAAGGAACCCACTAACAAATCTTGTCCTCATTCTTCTTTTAACCATTCTTCTTCTAACCATTCCTCCTCCCCATCTAAATCTCCTTCTAGACCTAGCCATATTAAGTGTTTTAAATGTTTAGGGCATGGTCATATAGCATCTTCTTGTCCTAATAAAAGGGTAGTGTGCATTAGGGAAGAAGAAGTTGTCATTAATGAGTCTACCTCTTCCTCACCTACACACACTTAtagctcttcttcctcaccaagtgaagaaaaagagaaggttATGCTTCATTGTTTAAATAAGGACATTCAAGATAACCAAGAGGAGATAGTAAAAGAAGAAcatgagaggaaagaaaaagaggagaaagcaagcaaagaaaaagaagaaattgtgagagaaaaggagaaggcAAATATCCTAATCACAAAGGAAGTGTTATTGCAGGCACCTTCCCCTCCCATCATTCAACTGGATCCAAGCTATGACAGGGGAGTTTTTCCATCCTTCCACTTTTCTCCAAATATtaagctttcttcttttcctaaaaacttttgtgaaaatatcCCATCTTTCTCATCTCTTATTACCACTTCTTCACACACCATTTCCAACCCACATCTTGATTTAATGTATTCTTTTTTACacttaactcaagacaaaaataaaagtttttctaaagaaggatttttagttttccttaaacaaattaatcaaatttcaaaGACCCATTCTTTCAATATTCCTTTTCCATATACATTGTTTGGTAAACATCAATTTATTCACAAAaagtttcttgattttttaagttccattttcatcatttgtcttgtagttttcattctttctttggCCTCTACCATGTGCTGTCTTGATTTGGCTTCTTTGCATTAA
- the LOC108344961 gene encoding uncharacterized protein LOC108344961 isoform X1: MSAGSSRASFHGDSPHGSPFSKFDVMKAFQQMQHQLDAMSKRLDADTKAKGKQSHGHEHGSSKKKQEDKALDPNLAMPKLSLPSFKGDTDPSVFLEWIAKVEQVFSLYDVDGPLRVKLACLALEGYAKQWLNRRYLTMASPASTWEHCRDILYQRFVPPYYHRDLLIKLQRLTQGRRSVEEYARELKVLLYHTNTKENDHAKIVRFISGLNRNIQDVLKLHDDETLDVVVHRAMKVEKKLLQKEAFHNKISKDVFYKSSSSKDKAKNVSKEPTNKSCPHSSFNHSSSNHSSSPSKSPSRPSHIKCFKCLGHGHIASSCPNKRVVCIREEEVVINESTSSSPTHTYSSSSSPSEEKEKVMLHCLNKDIQDNQEEIVKEEHERKEKEEKASKEKEEIVREKEKANILITKEVLLQAPSPPIIQLDPSYDRGVFPSFHFSPNIKLSSFPKNFCENIPSFSSLITTSSHTISNPHLDLMYSFLHLTQDKNKSFSKEGFLVFLKQINQISKTHSFNIPFPYTLFGKHQFIHKKFLDFLSSIFIICLVVFILSLASTMCCLDLASLH; this comes from the coding sequence ATGTCTGCAGGTTCCAGCCGTGCTTCATTTCATGGTGATAGCCCCCATGGAAGTCCTTTTAGCAAGTTTGATGTGATGAAGGCTTTCcaacaaatgcaacatcaaCTTGATGCTATGAGCAAGCGGTTAGACGCGGACACAAAGGCTAAAGGGAAGCAATCTCATGGTCATGAGCATGGTTCATCCAAGAAAAAGCAAGAAGACAAAGCTTTGGATCCCAACCTTGCAATGCCAAAGTTGTCTTTGCCAAGTTTCAAGGGAGATACCGATCCTAGTGTATTTTTAGAGTGGATAGCTAAAGTAGAACAAGTTTTTAGTTTGTATGATGTAGATGGACCTTTGCGTGTAAAGTTAGCTTGTTTAGCTTTAGAGGGATACGCCAAACAATGGCTAAATAGGAGATACTTAACCATGGCCTCACCCGCGAGTACATGGGAACATTGCAGAGACATTTTGTACCAACGTTTCGTACCTCCATACTACCATAGGGACCTCTTGATTAAGCTCCAACGGCTTACTCAAGGTAGACGAAGTGTGGAGGAGTATGCTCGCGAGCTCAAAGTGCTCCTATATCATACTAACACTAAAGAAAATGATCATGCAAAAATAGTTAGATTTATTAGTGGACTCAATAGAAACATCCAAGATGTTTTGAAACTCCATGATGATGAGACTTTAGATGTAGTGGTTCATAGGGCCATGAAAGTTGAGAAGAAACTCTTGCAAAAAGAGGCTTTTcacaacaaaatttcaaaagatgttttctacaaatcttcatcatcaaaGGATAAAGCCAAGAATGTTTCTAAGGAACCCACTAACAAATCTTGTCCTCATTCTTCTTTTAACCATTCTTCTTCTAACCATTCCTCCTCCCCATCTAAATCTCCTTCTAGACCTAGCCATATTAAGTGTTTTAAATGTTTAGGGCATGGTCATATAGCATCTTCTTGTCCTAATAAAAGGGTAGTGTGCATTAGGGAAGAAGAAGTTGTCATTAATGAGTCTACCTCTTCCTCACCTACACACACTTAtagctcttcttcctcaccaagtgaagaaaaagagaaggttATGCTTCATTGTTTAAATAAGGACATTCAAGATAACCAAGAGGAGATAGTAAAAGAAGAAcatgagaggaaagaaaaagaggagaaagcaagcaaagaaaaagaagaaattgtgagagaaaaggagaaggcAAATATCCTAATCACAAAGGAAGTGTTATTGCAGGCACCTTCCCCTCCCATCATTCAACTGGATCCAAGCTATGACAGGGGAGTTTTTCCATCCTTCCACTTTTCTCCAAATATtaagctttcttcttttcctaaaaacttttgtgaaaatatcCCATCTTTCTCATCTCTTATTACCACTTCTTCACACACCATTTCCAACCCACATCTTGATTTAATGTATTCTTTTTTACacttaactcaagacaaaaataaaagtttttctaaagaaggatttttagttttccttaaacaaattaatcaaatttcaaaGACCCATTCTTTCAATATTCCTTTTCCATATACATTGTTTGGTAAACATCAATTTATTCACAAAaagtttcttgattttttaagttccattttcatcatttgtcttgtagttttcattctttctttggCCTCTACCATGTGCTGTCTTGATTTGGCTTCTTTGCATTAA